The Opitutales bacterium ASA1 genome window below encodes:
- a CDS encoding metal ABC transporter ATP-binding protein has translation MNHNILRFREVTVRYGRTVALDSITVAIPCTSRIAIVGPNGAGKSTLLRAVLGWLPLAHGDIRIGDHHTHHALPRLAYLPQRAEIDWDFPITVESVVAQGRYAQLGAFRRFRREDAEAIERALDEMGLLDLRDRQIRCLSGGQQQKVFLARALAQGADIFLLDEPFAGLDARATEDLIARFVRWEDQGRTVLAVVHDIALARRAFSHALLLATRLEGFGLVDEILAEPRLARAYATVPS, from the coding sequence ATGAACCACAACATCCTGCGCTTTCGCGAAGTGACGGTGCGGTACGGGCGCACCGTCGCGCTCGACTCGATCACCGTGGCGATCCCATGCACGAGCCGGATCGCGATCGTCGGCCCCAACGGTGCCGGCAAATCCACGCTCCTGCGTGCCGTGCTCGGCTGGTTGCCGCTCGCCCATGGAGACATCCGTATCGGCGACCACCACACGCACCACGCCTTGCCGCGGCTGGCGTATCTGCCGCAACGCGCCGAGATCGACTGGGATTTCCCCATCACGGTCGAGTCGGTCGTCGCCCAAGGCCGCTACGCGCAACTCGGGGCCTTCCGCCGTTTCCGCCGCGAAGACGCCGAGGCGATCGAACGCGCGCTCGACGAGATGGGGCTGCTCGATCTCCGCGATCGCCAGATCCGCTGCCTCAGCGGTGGGCAGCAACAAAAGGTCTTCCTCGCCCGCGCGCTCGCCCAAGGCGCGGACATCTTCCTGCTCGACGAACCGTTCGCCGGCCTCGACGCCCGCGCGACGGAAGACCTGATCGCCCGCTTCGTCCGCTGGGAAGACCAAGGGCGGACCGTCCTCGCCGTGGTCCACGACATCGCTCTCGCACGCCGCGCATTCTCCCACGCGCTGCTCTTGGCCACACGACTCGAAGGCTTCGGCCTGGTGGACGAGATCTTGGCTGAACCCCGACTCGCTCGCGCCTACGCGACGGTGCCGTCTTGA
- a CDS encoding metal ABC transporter permease: MHTLHEIFVAPFAYEFMQRGLAAAVLLGVSGGLIGVLLVLRRLALMGDAVAHSLLPGIGLAYLVLGSSPLALFAGALFAGLLASIGSWLVTWLTRVKEEAAFAALFIVFFGAGIALVSAAGSRINLSHFLFGNVLGVTTDDLWLCAAASSLTVATFLLLYRSLVLESFDPVFYRATGGRGTLLHFGVLVLTVANLVAALQAMGVVLALGLFIVPAVSAYLWTDRLGVLLALSVGAALVGAVVGLLVSFHVGIASGASIVLVLGAWFLVSAVASPRYGMVTKLIRVAREGRGVLHTPE, encoded by the coding sequence ATGCACACGCTACACGAGATCTTCGTCGCCCCGTTTGCTTACGAGTTCATGCAGCGCGGGCTCGCCGCCGCGGTGTTGCTCGGGGTCAGCGGCGGTCTCATCGGCGTGCTGCTGGTACTTCGTCGGCTGGCCCTGATGGGCGACGCCGTCGCGCACTCGCTCCTCCCCGGCATCGGCCTCGCCTACCTCGTGCTCGGTTCGAGCCCGCTGGCACTGTTCGCGGGCGCGCTCTTCGCAGGCTTGCTCGCGTCGATCGGCAGTTGGTTGGTGACGTGGCTCACCCGCGTGAAGGAGGAAGCCGCGTTCGCTGCACTCTTCATCGTCTTCTTCGGCGCGGGGATCGCGCTCGTGTCCGCCGCCGGCTCGCGCATCAATCTCTCTCACTTCCTCTTCGGCAACGTCCTCGGTGTCACGACGGACGATCTCTGGCTGTGCGCGGCCGCCAGTTCGCTCACGGTCGCGACGTTTCTGCTCCTTTACCGCAGCCTGGTGCTGGAGAGCTTCGACCCGGTTTTCTACCGTGCCACAGGTGGGCGCGGCACGTTGCTGCACTTCGGGGTGTTGGTCTTGACCGTGGCCAACCTCGTCGCGGCGTTGCAGGCGATGGGCGTGGTGCTGGCGCTGGGGTTGTTCATCGTCCCCGCCGTCAGCGCGTATCTCTGGACGGACCGCCTCGGCGTGCTTCTCGCCCTCTCGGTCGGTGCCGCGCTGGTCGGTGCGGTCGTCGGCCTGCTCGTGAGTTTCCACGTCGGCATTGCGAGCGGGGCCTCGATCGTGCTCGTGCTCGGCGCGTGGTTTCTCGTCTCGGCCGTGGCCAGCCCGCGCTACGGGATGGTCACGAAATTGATCCGCGTCGCTCGCGAGGGTCGCGGGGTGCTGCACACTCCGGAGTGA